A genomic stretch from Hymenobacter psoromatis includes:
- a CDS encoding acetyl-CoA carboxylase subunit beta — MAWFKRQEKGIITPTEQKKETPDGLWYKCPECKTVATMAEHKRLHYVCANCGHHDRIEASAYFELLFDGGEFTELDANLTSGDPLHFVDTKAYPQRVQATEKNTGLKDAVRTAHGLSAGQPLVIAAMDFRFIGGSMGSVVGEKIARAIDYARQNRVPFLMISRSGGARMMEAGYSLMQMAKTSARLALLAEAKVPYISLLTDPTTGGVTASFAMLGDFNIAEPGALIGFAGPRVIKETIGKDLPKGFQSAEFVLEHGFLDFIVDRRELKQRLADLLGMVGKEGGRG, encoded by the coding sequence ATGGCTTGGTTCAAGCGCCAGGAAAAGGGCATTATCACCCCCACCGAGCAAAAAAAAGAAACGCCCGACGGCCTGTGGTATAAGTGCCCCGAGTGCAAAACCGTGGCCACGATGGCCGAGCACAAGCGCCTGCACTACGTGTGCGCCAACTGCGGCCACCACGACCGCATCGAGGCGAGCGCCTATTTTGAGCTGCTCTTCGACGGCGGCGAGTTTACGGAGCTGGATGCCAACCTGACCTCCGGCGACCCGCTGCACTTTGTCGATACCAAGGCCTACCCCCAGCGGGTGCAGGCAACCGAGAAAAACACTGGCCTCAAGGATGCCGTGCGCACGGCCCACGGCCTCAGCGCCGGCCAGCCGCTGGTGATTGCTGCAATGGATTTTCGCTTTATTGGCGGCTCAATGGGCTCGGTGGTAGGCGAAAAAATTGCCCGCGCCATCGACTACGCCCGCCAAAACCGGGTGCCGTTTCTCATGATTTCGCGCTCGGGCGGTGCCCGCATGATGGAGGCCGGCTACTCGCTCATGCAAATGGCCAAAACCTCGGCCCGACTGGCGCTGCTCGCCGAAGCCAAGGTGCCCTATATCAGCCTGCTTACTGACCCCACCACGGGCGGCGTCACGGCCTCGTTTGCCATGCTCGGCGACTTCAACATTGCCGAGCCGGGTGCGCTCATCGGCTTCGCCGGCCCGCGCGTCATTAAGGAGACAATCGGCAAGGATTTGCCCAAGGGCTTCCAGAGCGCGGAGTTTGTGTTAGAGCATGGTTTTCTGGACTTTATCGTGGACCG
- a CDS encoding aldehyde dehydrogenase → MKQALEEATTPDVTVPHPHADPHGIRDVLRQLGIKDENPATCTGRTWGGVGSAKKSIVSPADGQPIATVAVATVADYEAVVTTAQQAFLKWRLVPAPQRGDIVRQIGQALRHHKEALGKLVSYEMGKILQEGLGEVQEMIDICDFAVGLSRQLHGFTMHSERPAHRMYDQYHPLGIVGIISAFNFPVAVWAWNAMLAAVCGDVCIWKPSEKTPLAAVAVHHLIQQVLADNDVPEGVFNLVLGGADVGQAMSADERLPLVSATGSTRMGRAVGAAVGQRLGRALLELGGNNAIILTPQADLDMAMRAIVFGAVGTAGQRCTTTRRLIIHDSIYEEVTQRLLAAYAKLPVGHPLQAGTLVGPLIDADAVTLFTNALEAVQREGATLLTGGQVLSSAELHGGHYVLPALVAAENHYPTVQAETFAPILYLLKYGGGVGEAIAQQNGVKQGLSSAIFTLNLREAEAFLAAPGSDCGIANVNIGTSGAEIGGAFGGEKETGGGRESGSDAWKVYMRRQTNTVNYGTELPLAQGIKFDI, encoded by the coding sequence ATGAAGCAGGCCCTCGAAGAAGCCACTACCCCCGACGTAACCGTGCCGCACCCCCACGCCGACCCCCACGGCATCCGGGATGTGCTGCGGCAGCTCGGTATTAAAGATGAAAACCCCGCCACCTGCACCGGGCGCACCTGGGGGGGGGTAGGCAGCGCAAAGAAGTCTATCGTGTCGCCGGCCGACGGGCAGCCAATCGCCACCGTAGCCGTGGCCACGGTGGCTGATTACGAGGCCGTGGTGACGACTGCGCAACAGGCTTTTCTGAAGTGGCGGCTGGTGCCGGCCCCGCAGCGCGGCGACATCGTGCGCCAGATTGGCCAGGCGCTGCGCCACCACAAAGAAGCGCTGGGCAAGCTGGTGAGCTACGAGATGGGCAAAATATTGCAGGAAGGTCTGGGCGAGGTGCAGGAAATGATTGATATCTGCGACTTTGCGGTGGGCCTGAGCCGGCAACTGCACGGCTTCACGATGCACTCGGAGCGGCCCGCGCACCGCATGTATGACCAGTACCACCCGCTGGGCATCGTGGGCATTATCTCGGCCTTCAACTTCCCGGTGGCGGTGTGGGCCTGGAACGCCATGCTGGCCGCCGTGTGCGGCGACGTCTGCATCTGGAAGCCCTCGGAGAAAACGCCGCTGGCGGCGGTGGCCGTGCATCACCTCATTCAGCAAGTGTTAGCCGATAACGACGTGCCCGAAGGCGTGTTCAACCTCGTGCTGGGCGGGGCCGATGTGGGCCAAGCCATGAGCGCCGACGAGCGCCTACCCCTCGTGTCGGCCACGGGCAGCACCCGCATGGGCCGGGCCGTGGGCGCGGCCGTGGGCCAGCGCCTGGGCCGCGCCCTGCTGGAGCTGGGTGGCAACAACGCCATCATCCTCACGCCGCAGGCCGACCTCGACATGGCCATGCGGGCTATCGTGTTTGGGGCGGTGGGCACGGCCGGGCAGCGCTGCACCACCACGCGCCGGCTCATCATCCACGACAGCATTTATGAGGAGGTGACGCAGCGCCTGCTGGCCGCCTATGCCAAGCTGCCGGTGGGCCACCCGCTGCAAGCCGGCACGCTGGTCGGCCCGCTCATCGACGCCGATGCCGTAACGCTCTTCACCAACGCCCTGGAGGCCGTGCAGCGCGAAGGCGCAACCCTGCTCACCGGCGGCCAGGTGCTGAGCAGCGCCGAGCTGCACGGCGGCCACTACGTGCTGCCCGCCCTGGTGGCGGCCGAAAACCACTACCCTACCGTGCAGGCCGAAACCTTCGCGCCCATCCTTTATTTGTTGAAGTACGGTGGGGGGGTAGGGGAGGCCATTGCTCAGCAAAACGGCGTGAAGCAGGGCCTGTCGTCGGCCATTTTCACCCTCAACCTGCGCGAGGCGGAAGCCTTTTTGGCCGCGCCCGGCTCCGACTGTGGCATTGCCAACGTGAACATCGGCACGAGCGGCGCCGAAATCGGCGGGGCTTTCGGCGGCGAAAAGGAAACCGGGGGGGGTAGGGAATCCGGCTCCGACGCCTGGAAAGTCTATATGCGCCGCCAGACCAATACTGTGAACTACGGCACGGAACTGCCGCTGGCGCAGGGCATTAAGTTCGATATATAA
- a CDS encoding cystathionine gamma-synthase encodes MKFATKAIHAGVHPDPTTGAIMTPIYQTSTYAQRSPGDNKGYEYSRTHNPTRTQLQDALAALDNGRHGLAFASGMAAIDCVLRLLKPGDEVISTDDLYGGSYRIMTKVYEPLGIKCHFVPMGDLAAVRAKISPNTKLIWVETPTNPLLNIIDIAGVAAIAKEAGALLAVDNTFSTPYLQEPLALGADIVVYSLTKYMAGHSDVVMGALVFNDDALLERLSFYQNACGGTPGPQDCFLVLRGLKTLHLRMQRHCENGRAIAEYLRQHPKVEKVYWPGFENHPNHAVAARQMRDFGGMISFVLKGDKKEEAIAVLEKFQLFTLAESLGGVESLSGHPATMTHASIPPEQRRKAGLSDSLIRLSVGVEDAEDLMEDLAQAIG; translated from the coding sequence ATGAAATTTGCCACCAAAGCCATCCACGCCGGCGTGCACCCCGACCCTACCACCGGGGCCATCATGACGCCCATCTACCAGACCTCGACCTACGCCCAGCGCTCGCCGGGCGACAACAAGGGCTACGAGTATTCGCGCACCCACAACCCCACCCGCACGCAACTGCAAGACGCCCTGGCGGCGCTCGACAACGGCCGGCACGGCCTGGCCTTTGCCTCGGGCATGGCGGCCATCGACTGCGTGCTGCGCCTGCTGAAACCCGGCGACGAGGTGATTTCGACCGACGACCTCTACGGCGGCTCCTACCGCATCATGACCAAGGTGTATGAGCCGCTGGGCATCAAGTGCCACTTCGTGCCAATGGGCGACCTGGCGGCGGTGCGCGCCAAAATCTCGCCCAACACCAAGCTCATCTGGGTCGAAACGCCGACTAACCCGCTGCTCAATATTATTGATATTGCGGGTGTGGCGGCCATCGCGAAGGAGGCCGGCGCGCTGCTGGCCGTCGATAACACGTTCTCTACCCCCTACTTGCAGGAGCCGCTGGCGCTGGGTGCCGACATCGTGGTGTACTCGCTCACCAAGTACATGGCCGGCCATTCCGACGTGGTGATGGGCGCGCTGGTTTTCAATGATGATGCGCTGCTGGAACGGCTCAGCTTTTACCAGAATGCCTGCGGCGGCACGCCTGGCCCGCAAGACTGCTTCCTGGTGCTGCGCGGCCTCAAAACGCTACACCTGCGGATGCAGCGCCACTGCGAAAACGGCCGCGCCATAGCCGAGTATCTGCGCCAGCACCCCAAAGTGGAAAAAGTGTACTGGCCGGGCTTCGAAAACCACCCCAACCACGCCGTGGCCGCCCGCCAGATGCGCGACTTCGGGGGCATGATTTCGTTCGTGCTAAAAGGTGATAAGAAGGAAGAGGCCATCGCGGTGCTCGAAAAATTCCAGCTCTTCACCCTGGCCGAAAGCCTGGGCGGCGTTGAAAGCCTGAGCGGCCATCCCGCCACCATGACCCACGCCAGCATCCCGCCCGAGCAGCGTCGCAAGGCCGGCCTCAGCGACTCGCTCATCCGCCTCAGCGTGGGCGTGGAGGATGCCGAGGATTTGATGGAGGATTTGGCCCAGGCGATAGGGTAG
- a CDS encoding lysophospholipase — MTSYLSLTPYLALGDSYTIGEGAEPADRWPVQLAALDRAQGGRLADPDIIARTGWTTAELQEAIAASGNHRPDYGLVSLLIGVNNQYRGQSLEAYRAEFRELLATATAFAGGASGRVVVLSIPDWGQTPFARDRDRAQIGREIDDYNAVAQAECQRAGVAFVPITDLTRAAVGEAGQFTSDGLHYTGPQLARWAARALPVVRGLLQ; from the coding sequence ATGACGAGTTACTTGTCCTTAACTCCCTACCTCGCCCTCGGCGACTCCTATACCATCGGCGAGGGTGCCGAACCCGCCGACCGCTGGCCGGTGCAGTTGGCCGCACTCGACCGCGCGCAGGGGGGTAGGCTGGCCGACCCCGATATTATTGCCCGCACCGGCTGGACCACCGCCGAGCTGCAAGAGGCCATCGCGGCCAGCGGCAACCACCGCCCCGACTATGGCCTGGTGTCGCTGCTCATTGGCGTCAATAACCAGTACCGCGGCCAGAGTCTGGAAGCCTACCGCGCCGAATTCCGCGAGTTGTTGGCCACGGCCACTGCCTTTGCGGGCGGGGCCAGCGGCCGGGTGGTAGTGCTCAGCATTCCCGACTGGGGCCAGACGCCCTTCGCCCGCGACCGCGACCGGGCGCAGATTGGCCGCGAGATTGACGACTACAACGCCGTGGCCCAGGCCGAGTGCCAGCGCGCGGGCGTGGCCTTCGTGCCCATCACCGACCTGACCCGCGCCGCCGTTGGCGAAGCTGGCCAGTTCACCAGCGACGGCCTGCACTACACTGGCCCCCAGCTGGCGCGCTGGGCCGCGCGGGCGCTGCCCGTGGTGCGGGGCCTGCTGCAATAA